In one Magallana gigas chromosome 7, xbMagGiga1.1, whole genome shotgun sequence genomic region, the following are encoded:
- the LOC105340305 gene encoding 2-(3-amino-3-carboxypropyl)histidine synthase subunit 2 — MTAFSTADDLVINRKIDGDFTTSTATEEIENVYEISRCAKWIISNGYEKVALQFPDEIMRDAAQVAEKLGNATSQKIAILGDTSYGSCCVDEVAAEHFAADSIIHFGHACLSPTSRLPVLYVFGRKEIDVLDCVQKFSNLYPKDDNVVLIYDTGYSHVLDEISNHLTPVYKNLTKSQLDLPTSFSNSPNSSNQEKNIESNDSHTGALTSNTTFRKCGRLFPNLSEQDFNESMKIFYIGEEGLSLSNLMMTFNKCLVSCYDPAQKETVKENVGSSRALMRRYHMVEKAKDARIVGIVAGTLGVVNYLNIINRLKVMIKKAGKKSYTFVVGKLNVPKLANFMEIDVFVLVACPENSLIDSSEFYKPVVTPFEMELACNSNFEWDGSYVTNFTELLPGGSSYRELVVPDEEVADVSLVTGKMRNIGLSKDQPETMSSVVLRSEALGVATIPAESAGEYLSNRSWQGLDQQLGETPVVKAVEGQFGIAAGYTENPANKDMK, encoded by the exons ATGACAGCCTTTAGTACAGCAGATGATCTAGTTATAAACCGGAAAATTGATGGAGATTTTACTACCTCAACTGCAACAGAGGAAATAGAGAATGTGTATGAAATTTCAAGATGTGCCAAATGGATAATTAGCAATGGTTATGAAAAg GTGGCACTCCAGTTCCCAGATGAGATCATGAGAGATGCAGCTCAAGTTGCTGAAAAATTGGGGAATGCTACCAGCCAAAAGATAGCTATTCTTGGTGACACTTCATATGGAAG TTGCTGTGTTGATGAAGTGGCTGCGGAGCACTTTGCTGCTGACAGCATCATTCACTTCGGCCACGCCTGCCTTAGCCCCACTAGCCGCCTCCCTGTCCTGTATGTGTTTGGACGCAAAGAGATTGACGTTCTGGACTGTGTGCAAAAGTTCTCCAATTTGTACCCTAAAGACGATAATGTTGTGCTTATTTATGACACTGGATATAGTCATGTTTTag ATGAAATATCCAATCATCTTACTCCAGTCTATAAAAATCTGACCAAATCACAGCTAGATCTTCCTACATCATTCTCCAATTCCCCGAACAGTTCTAATCAGGAGAAGAATATTGAATCAAATGACTCACATACTGGTGCTCTTACTTCAAATACCACTTTTAGGAAATGTGGAAGACTATTCCCCAATTTGAGTGAACAGGATTTTAATGAatctatgaaaatattttacattggaGAGGAGGGTTTGTCCTTGTCGAACTTGATGATGACATTCAACAAGTGCTTGGTTAGTTGCTATGATCCAGCACAAAAAGAAACAGTGAAAGAAAATGTCGGGAGCAGTAGAGCATTGATGAGACGTTATCATATGGTGGAGAAAGCGAAGGATGCAAGGATTGTGGGTATTGTTGCAGGAACCCTAGGAGTAGTGAACTATCTGAACATTATTAACAGACTCAAGGTCATGATCAAGAAAGCAGGGAAAAAGAGCTACACTTTCGTAGTGGGCAAGCTGAATGTTCCAAAACTAGCTAACTTTATGGAGATAGATGTGTTCGTTTTGGTGGCGTGTCCAGAGAATAGCCTCATAGACAGTTCTGAGTTTTACAAGCCAGTTGTAACTCCTTTTGAAATGGAGCTGGCTTGTAACAGTAATTTTGAGTGGGATGGGAGCTATGTCACCAACTTTACAGAACTTTTACCAG GAGGATCATCTTATCGAGAACTTGTGGTTCCGGATGAAGAAGTGGCAGATGTATCCCTAGTGACCGGAAAGATGAGAAACATCGGCCTGTCCAAGGATCAACCAGAGACgatgtcttctgttgttcttcGTAGCGAGGCTCTGGGAGTGGCTACAATACCAGCCGAGTCAGCAG GGGAGTACCTGTCGAACAGATCCTGGCAAGGTCTGGACCAGCAGCTAGGAGAGACCCCTGTAGTGAAAGCTGTGGAAGGGCAGTTCGGAATAGCTGCTGGGTATACAGAAAACCCAGCTAATAAAGACATGAAATGA
- the LOC105340306 gene encoding N-alpha-acetyltransferase 60, which produces MNQPMSFGVQREVQFRFLCPNDIDEVKRLCTEWFPIEYPDTWYQEITSNPKFYSLAATYHSRIIGIIVVEVKQLANTNKEDADILASYNSSTCQVAYILSLGVVVDYRKHGIASLLLDSLISYLTAKDRYNCKAIYLHVLATNCVAIKFYERRRFKVHSFLPYYYSIQGKPRDGYLYVLYINGGKPPWSTFDYIMNMGEILMKLQPCALPRQIIRSVRGWFCRLLAGATSD; this is translated from the exons ATGAACCAACCCATGTCCTTTGGTGTCCAGCGTGAGGTTCAGTTCCGCTTCCTCTGTCCCAATGACATTGATGAAGTCAAAAGACTGTGTACAGAATGGTTTCCTATAGA GTACCCTGACACCTGGTACCAGGAGATAACTTCTAACCCCAAGTTTTACTCGCTGGCAGCCACATACCATTCCAGGATTATAGGGATTATTGTGGTGGAGGTCAAACAGCTGGCCAACACCAACAAAGAG GATGCAGACATTCTGGCTTCATATAACTCCTCAACTTGTCAGGTGGCCTACATTCTGAGTCTGGGTGTAGTGGTGGACTACCGGAAACATGGAATAG CCTCATTACTGTTGGATAGCTTGATCTCATACCTCACTGCCAAGGACCGCTACAACTGTAAGGCCATCTATCTCCATGTCCTGGCCACAAACTGTGTGGCCATCAAGTTCTACGAGAGGAGGCGATTCAAGGTTCACAGTTTCCTCCCCTACTACTACTCGATACAAGGAAAGCCCCGGGATGGATACCTCTATGTCTTGTACATTAATGGCGGCAAGCCTCCATGGTCCACTTT TGATTATATCATGAACATGGGAGAGATTCTAATGAAGCTACAACCTTGTGCCCTACCAAGGCAGATCATACGGAGCGTACGTGGATGGTTTTGTCGTCTTCTGGCTGGGGCCACCTCTGACTAG
- the LOC105340307 gene encoding RNA exonuclease 5 has product MTTKKDFRVESKKRKAAAFLQLVKKEDEETPPDKKNKTEEFKTNVENGIETSSGSSKNEKPKNFQQMAEDELLKLRQALRERQKASMEKPKVFLTLEELAKENTPNFGTELKDEDIPPLFVSDVQSLILFAVQGSACKIKPRWCKLLRCTKVASIVVMVMNGVSNTELEKYPDSFSTLRSEFQTHIDIVNPSQYAKTVPTELFCILPPQQQRILAKSSVEKKKPETKNEEEPEASKSDEPPEESVVEENPLHPTLHQDDAFSRTSLLLSTAQLMQEKYPLPVQYSNVRTLNFKFTKEDYAPVDDKSPMFALDCEMCLTVSRQLELTRVSVVNEKLETIYDTFVKPFNRIINYLTEFSGITKAIMDPVTTRLPDVQKKIQELLPANAILCGQSLGGDLRAIKMYHPYVIDTSCIYNLSGRTSMKTGLKKLTEMFVKETIQAGTGGHDSVEDATATMKLVQHKLKHHLNYGDVRMGWTVGETKPEENPEEKVSEFKLIKMEETEENVDPDSQKSHITARQNAFFKMGKYFYSMFEVLQKYRKTAAMVTDQATINQFGMDNGVVAIESDSDKKTKSLVKSHVQFHDFVYCSFDNYLPHINGETTQEKVKHCLEKMDKRVGKILKNVKQNSLVIVIVPGRTDPEWENAGTVFVKIKD; this is encoded by the exons ATGACGAcgaaaaaagactttagagttGAATCGAAGAAGAGGAAGGCAGCTGCATTCTTACAGCTTGTCAAAAAAGAA GATGAAGAGACACCACcagataaaaagaataaaactgAGGAATTCAAGACTAATGTTGAAAATGGCATTGAAACATCTTCTGGAAGCAGCAAAAATGAAAAACCTAAAAACTTTCAACAAATGGCAGAGGATGAACTACTGAAACTCAGACAAGCTTTAAGGGAAAGACAAAAAGCATCAATG GAAAAGCCAAAAGTTTTCTTGACTCTTGAGGAACTGGCAAAAGAAAACACACCAAACTTTGGAACTGAGCTTAAGGATGAAGACATTCCTCCACTCTTTGTCAGTGATGTACAGAGTCTTATTCTGTTTGCAGTTCAGGGGTCTGCTTGTAAAATCAAACCAAG ATGGTGCAAGTTACTCCGCTGTACAAAAGTTGCCAGCATAGTTGTCATGGTGATGAACGGGGTTAGTAATACAGAACTGGAGAAGTACCCCGACTCATTTTCCACACTCAGAAGCGAATTTCAAACA CATATAGATATTGTGAACCCATCTCAGTATGCCAAAACTGTGCCAACAGAATTATTCTGCATCCTCCCCCCACAACAGCAAAGGATTCTGG CAAAAAGTTCTGTGGAAAAGAAAAAACCTGAGACAAAAAATGAAGAGGAGCCTGAGGCTAGCAAATCAGATGAGCCCCCAGAGGAAAGTGTTGTTGAGGAGAACCCCCTCCATCCGACTTTGCATCAAGATGATGCTTTTTCCAGAACTTCTTTGTTACTTAGCACAGCTCAACTAATGCAGGAAAAGTATCCTCTACCTGTACAGTATAGTAATG TAAGGACACTGAATTTTAAGTTCACTAAAGAAGATTATGCTCCTGTGGATGACAAAAGTCCAATGTTTGCATTAGATTGTGAAATG tGTCTGACAGTCAGCAGACAGCTGGAGCTGACACGTGTGTCTGTTGTCAATGAGAAACTCGAGACGATATATGACACATTTGTCAAACCATTCAACAGAATCATCAACTATCTCACAGA gtTTAGCGGTATCACGAAGGCCATCATGGATCCAGTGACAACACGCTTGCCAGATGTACAGAAAAAGATTCAGGAGCTGTTGCCGGCTAATGCCATTCTGTGTGGACAGTCCCTGGGGGGAGATCTAAGGGCAATTAAG ATGTACCACCCCTATGTGATTGACACCAGCTGTATATACAACTTGTCGGGGCGGACTTCGATGAAGACTGGTCTGAAAAAACTGACAGAGATGTTTGTCAA GGAGACAATCCAGGCAGGAACTGGGGGTCACGACTCTGTGGAGGACGCTACAGCCACCATGAAGCTGGTTCAGCACAAGCTCAAGCACC ATCTAAATTATGGAGATGTCAGAATGGGATGGACAGTGGGGGAAACAAAGCCCGAAGAAAATCCAGAAGAAAAGGTGTCTGAgtttaaacttatcaaaatggAGGAGACAGAGGAGAATGTTGACCCTGACTCCCAAAAATCTCACATAACTGCCAGACAGAACGCTTTCTTCAAAATGGGAAAATATTTCTACAGCATGTTCGAGGTTCTACAGAAATACAGAAAAACAG CTGCCATGGTAACAGACCAAGCAACAATAAATCAGTTTGGAATGGACAATGGAGTCGTGGCCATAGAATCAGATTCGGACAAGAAAACCAAGTCACTTGTGAAATCTCATGTGCAATTTCATGACTTTGTATACTGCAGTTTTGATAACTATCTTCCCCACATAAATGGAGAAACAACACAGGAAAAAGTTAAA CATTGTTTAGAAAAAATGGACAAACGAGTGGGGAAGATTCTGAAGAATGTGAAACAGAACTCACTAGTGATTGTGATAGTTCCTGGAAGAACGGACCCAGAATGGGAAAATGCTGGAACAgtgtttgtcaaaataaaagattaa
- the LOC105340363 gene encoding ERI1 exoribonuclease 2 → MKTTKELARELGLLRQRRNAGNDRFSKKRPRSNCQQFSYLIILDYESTCWEQKKFQTQEIIEFPAVLLNTLTGVVESEFHYYVMPEEQPMLSDFCKQLTGITQEQVDNGIPLRLCLRKFSHWLDKLQREKGLVFDPPSEDSTEASYTTFVTWSDWDLGTCLLNECKRKQLLKPSQLNNWIDLRATYRKFYDRKPNGLNGALQDLGIEFEGREHSGIVDARNTATLAYRMMCDGCVMKITKSLNKGRKSQSLLTSNALVTKETRSPTKTPSSKRRKLTNEERDEDIIMATPDKNSDSCIKPILRRSPRNLSKMQNKVVSPVRKSPRDSKKTQNNAGLSVVRRSPRLMKHSKEVPSVSSTTKVSTPRKHIVSKGFSAKQIYVDSINSLQAKPGSETCSGNGGLTNRDRNATETRQNCGKRLNQNKTGDVNSCNKFKNPDVELGVRFKVPSPNTGIQTSFCKKSPMNISNSFMNSTNSILKTPDINTSTSMKATPPMCKCGRRSKRRMVQSPGPNLGRFFFSCSGVKSIDRNGCGFFKWESSIQSSGSSGRHQSFVSKYNLSSLSKPFTPVFQQGGGCNSSAPQKRSLGVRSSANRSCIR, encoded by the exons atgaaaacaacaaaaGAACTAGCCAG agagcTTGGGCTGTTAAGACAAAGGAGAAATGCCGGCAATGATCGTTTCTCTAAAAAGAGACCTAGGTCAAATT GCCAGCAGTTTTCATATTTGATAATCCTAGACTATGAATCAACATGCTGGGAACAAAAGAAGTTTCAGACACAAGAAATCA TTGAGTTTCCGGCAGTACTGCTGAATACTTTGACTGGTGTAGTTGAAAGTGAGTTCCACTACTATGTAATGCCTGAAGAACAGCCAATGTTGAGTGATTTTTGTAAACAGCTGACAGGAATAACACAG GAACAAGTTGACAATGGCATCCCACTCCGCCTGTGTTTGAGAAAGTTCTCTCACTGGTTGGACAAATTACAGAGGGAGAAAGGTCTCGTGTTTGATCCCCCATCAGAAGATTCCACTGAAGCTTCTTACACCACATTTGTTACTTGGTCAG ATTGGGATCTTGGAACTTGTCTTCTCAATGAGTGCAAGAGGAAGCAATTGTTAAAACCTTCACAGTTAAATAACTGGATCGACTTAAGAGCAACATACAGG AAATTCTATGACAGAAAACCAAATGGTTTGAATGGAGCTTTGCAAGACCTTGGGATTGAGTTTGAGGGTAGAGAGCACTCAG GTATTGTTGATGCAAGGAACACAGCTACCCTGGCCTACCGGATGATGTGCGATGGATGTGTCATGAAGATTACCAAGTCACTCAATAAAGGG AGGAAATCACAAAGTCTCCTGACATCTAATGCACTGGTCACCAAGGAAACAAGAAGTCCCACAAAGACGCCGTCATCAAAGCGAAGAAAACTGACCAATGAGGAGAGAGATGAGGACATCATTATGGCCACCCCAGATAAAAACAGTGACAGCTGTATAAAACCAATTCTGAGAAGGTCACCACGGAATTTGAGTAAGATGCAAAATAAAGTTGTCTCCCCTGTCAGAAAATCTCCCAGAGATTCGAAGAAGACACAGAATAATGCAGGTCTCTCTGTTGTTAGGCGCTCTCCCAGGTTAATGAAACATAGCAAGGAGGTACCAAGTGTTAGTTCAACAACAAAAGTGTCAACTCCAAGGAAACATATTGTATCTAAGGGATTCTCAGCTAAACAAATTTATGTGGATAGTATTAATAGTCTGCAAGCAAAACCAGGCTCAGAAACATGTAGTGGAAATGGTGGTTTAACCAACAGAGACAGAAATGCAACAGAAACAAGACAAAATTGTGGCAAAAGGctgaatcaaaataaaactggaGATGTCAACTCttgtaataaatttaaaaatcctgATGTAGAGCTTGGTGTAAGATTTAAAGTACCCAGTCCAAATACTGGTATTCAGACTTCTTTTTGTAAGAAGTCGCCAATGAATATCAGCAATTCTTTCATGAACTCCACCAATTCAATTCTTAAAACTCCAGACATTAATACCTCAACATCAATGAAAGCAACACCACCTATGTGTAAATGTGGTCGTCGATCCAAGAGAAGAATGGTCCAATCTCCTGGACCGAATCTTGGACGATTTTTCTTCTCTTGCTCAGGCGTGAAATCAATAGACAGAAATGGGTGTGGTTTCTTCAAGTGGGAATCTTCCATTCAAAGCAGTGGCTCCTCAGGCCGACATCAAAGTTTTGTTTCCAAGTACAACTTGTCTAGCCTCTCCAAACCTTTCACCCCTGTGTTTCAGCAGGGAGGTGGATGTAACAGCTCTGCTCCTCAAAAACGCAGTCTCGGGGTTAGATCCTCTGCAAACAGAAGCTGCATACGTTGA